The Deltaproteobacteria bacterium genome contains a region encoding:
- a CDS encoding response regulator transcription factor: MVGPSILIIEDEQDLVRTLEYSLQHEGFHPRTALTGAQGIEIATQEPVPDLILLDIMLPDIAGTEVCRRLRSLENTKYIPIVMATAKGEEIDRVVGFELGADDYVTKPYSIRELILRLRVLLRRKQFSIVNGPRITLGRLRVDVQGHRVWIDEQETIFTTLEFKLLWKLIERRGRVQSRETLLTDVWGINAEVTTRTVDTHIMRVRHKLGVVQEYIETLRGVGYRFREQIEQNY; the protein is encoded by the coding sequence ATGGTAGGACCATCAATTTTAATTATTGAAGATGAACAAGATCTTGTTCGTACTTTAGAGTATAGCTTGCAGCACGAAGGTTTTCATCCGCGTACTGCTTTAACAGGCGCCCAAGGCATTGAAATTGCCACCCAAGAACCTGTACCTGATCTTATTCTTTTAGACATTATGTTGCCTGATATTGCCGGCACTGAGGTTTGTCGGCGTTTACGAAGTCTTGAAAATACTAAGTATATACCAATCGTTATGGCGACTGCCAAAGGTGAAGAGATAGATCGGGTAGTAGGATTTGAACTTGGCGCTGACGATTATGTGACCAAGCCCTATAGTATTCGTGAACTAATTTTGCGTCTTAGAGTGCTATTGCGTCGTAAACAATTTTCAATAGTTAATGGACCAAGAATAACCTTAGGACGGTTGCGTGTTGATGTTCAGGGTCACCGGGTGTGGATTGATGAACAAGAAACAATATTTACTACCCTTGAATTTAAATTACTCTGGAAATTAATTGAACGTCGCGGTCGGGTACAATCTAGAGAAACTCTATTAACCGATGTTTGGGGAATTAATGCTGAAGTTACCACAAGGACGGTAGATACGCACATTATGCGAGTGCGACATAAACTTGGTGTGGTTCAAGAATATATTGAGACGCTTAGGGGGGTGGGATATCGCTTTCGTGAGCAGATAGAACAAAATTATTAA